The Prinia subflava isolate CZ2003 ecotype Zambia chromosome 5, Cam_Psub_1.2, whole genome shotgun sequence genome window below encodes:
- the ATG13 gene encoding autophagy-related protein 13 isoform X1 translates to MDTDLSSQDRKDLDKFIKFFALKTVQVIVQARLGEKICTRSSSSPTGSDWFNLAIKDIPEVTHEAKKALAGQLPAVGRSMCVEISLKTSEGDSMELEIWCLEMNEKCDKEIKVSYTVYNRLSLLLKSLLAITRVTPAYRLSRKQGHEYVILYRIYFGEVQLSGLGEGFQTVRVGTVGTPVGTITLSCAYRINLAFMSTRQFERTPPIMGIIIDHFVDRPYPSSSPMHPCNYRAGEDNGAVYPSVEDSQEVCTTSFSTSPPSQLIGPGKEGGVPPVPSQPAHGTQADQDRMCTPLDGVHYSTATPSSSEDTETVSNSSEGKCGSPHDLLETIFIRKVGAFVNKPINQVTMANLDIPFAMFAPKNVELEDNDPMVNPPASPETESPLQGSLHSEGSSGSSTGNTHDDFVMVDFKPAFSKDDILPMDLGTFYREFQNPPQLSSLSIDIGAQSMAEDLDSLPEKLAVHEKNVKEFDAFVETLQ, encoded by the exons ATGGACACTGATCTCAGCTCCCAGGACAGGAAGGACCTGGACAAGTTCATcaaattttttgctttaaag ACAGTACAAGTAATTGTCCAGGCCCGACTTGGAGAGAAAATCTGTACCCGCTCATCATCCTCCCCAACAGGTTCTGACTGG TTCAATTTGGCAATCAAAGATATACCAGAGGTTACTCATGAAGCAAAGAAAGCCCTGGCAGGACAGCTGCCCGCTGTTGGACGCTCTATGTGCGTGGAGATTTCTCTCAAAACCTCAGAG GGGGACTCCATGGAGCTGGAAATTTGGTGTCTAGAAATGAATGAAAA GTGTGacaaagaaattaaagtttCATACACTGTATACAACAGGCTGTCTCTACTGCTGAAGTCTTTGCTTGCTATAACCAGAGTTACTCCAGCCTACAGACTCTCAAGGAAACAAGGCCATGAATATGTAATATTGTACAG gatATATTTTGGTGAAGTCCAGCTGAGTGGCCTGGGAGAAG GTTTCCAGACAGTCCGTGTTGGGACAGTGGGTACCCCAGTGGGCACCATCACTTTGTCTTGTGCCTACAGAATCAACCTGGCTTTCATGTCAACCAG GCAGTTTGAGAGGACCCCTCCTATCATGGGGATTATAATTGATCACTTTGTGGACCGTCCCTATCCCAGCTCTTCACCCATGCATCCCTGCAATTACAG AGCTGGTGAGGACAATGGTGCAGTATACCCCTCAGTAGAAGATTCCCAAGAAGTGTGTACCACATCGTTTTCCACCTCTCCTCCATCTCAG TTGATTGGTCCAGGCAAAGAAGGGGGAGTTCCCCCAGTCCCTAGCCAGCCAGCACATGGCACTCAGGCTGACCAAGATAGGATGTGCACCCCACTGGATGGAGTCCATTACTCAACAGCTACTCCTTCTAGCAG tgAGGACACAGAAACAGTATCCAACAGCAGCGAAGGAAAGTGTGGCTCCCCACATGACCTTTTGGAGACCATCTTTATCCGGAAGGTGGGAGCTTTCGTCAACAAACCCATTAACCAG GTGACCATGGCCAACTTAGACATTCCTTTTGCCATGTTTGCTCCCAAGAATGTTGAGCTGGAAGATAACGACCCCATG GTCAATCCTCCTGCATCTCCAGAAACAGAGTCTCCTCTCCAAGGCAGCTTACACTCGGAGGGCtccagtggcagcagcacagggaacacCCATGACGACTTTGTTATGGTTGACTTT AAACCAGCATTTTCAAAAGATGACATTCTTCCAATGGACCTGGGGACATTTTACCGTGAATTTCAGAACCCCCCTCAACTTAGCAGCCTCTCCATTGACATTGGTGCACAGTCCATGGCAGAGGATTTG
- the HARBI1 gene encoding putative nuclease HARBI1, which produces MAVPIAVLDCDLLLYGRGHRTLDRFKLEDVTDEYLVSTYGFPRRFICYLVDLLGATLSRPTQRSRAISPETQILAALGFYTSGSFQTRMGDAIGISQASMSRCVANVTEALVERASQFIHFPKDEATVQTLKEDFYGLAGMPGVLGVVDCTHVAIKAPNAEDLSYVNRKGLHSLNCLMVCDSRGVLLSAETHWPGSLADCTVLEQAALTSQFETELHKDGWLLGDSSFLLRTWLMTPLHIPETPAEYRYNMAHSATHNVIERTFRTIRSRFRCLDGSKGTLQYSPEKSSHIILACCVLHNISLQHGLDVWSAPAAGHTEQSEEEYEQMESVDSEACRVRQELLLSHFS; this is translated from the exons ATGGCCGTACCTATCGCGGTTCTTGACTGCGACCTCTTGCTCTACGGCCGCGGACACAGGACTTTGGATCGCTTCAAGCTGGAGGATGTCACGGATGAGTATCTGGTATCCACGTACGGCTTTCCCCGACGGTTCATTTGCTACCTGGTGGATCTCCTGGGAGCCACTCTCTCACGCCCTACACAGCGGTCCAGGGCCATCAGTCCAGAGACGCAAATACTTGCTGCGCTGGGTTTCTATACCTCTGGCTCCTTCCAGACTCGCATGGGGGATGCTATTGGAATTAGCCAAGCCTCGATGAGCCGCTGTGTTGCCAATGTAACCGAGGCACTGGTGGAAAGAGCCTCACAGTTCATTCACTTTCCTAAAGATGAAGCCACTGTACAGACCCTGAAGGAGGACTTTTATGGGCTGGCAGGAATGCCGGGAGTGCTGGGGGTGGTTGACTGCACCCACGTGGCAATCAAAGCGCCAAATGCTGAGGACCTGTCCTATGTGAACCGAAAGGGTCTCCATTCCCTGAACTGCCTCATGGTGTGCGATTCCAGAGGAGTCCTCCTTAGTGCTGAAACGCACTGGCCGGGCAGCCTGGCTGACTGCACGGTGTTAGAGCAGGCAGCCCTCACAAGCCAGTTTGAAACTGAGCTGCATAAAGATGGCTGGCTACTTG GTGacagctccttcctgctgcGCACGTGGCTGATGACCCCGCTGCACATCCCCGAGACGCCGGCCGAGTACCGCTACAACATGGCCCATTCCGCCACCCACAACGTCATCGAGCGCACCTTCCGGACCATCCGCTCGCGCTTCCGCTGCCTCGACGGCTCCAAGGGCACCCTGCAGTACTCTCCGGAGAAGTCCAGCCACATCATCCTGGCCTGCTGCGTGCTTCATAACATCTCCCTGCAGCACGGACTGGACGTGTGGTCTGCACCAGCCGCAGGACACACGGAACAGTCGGAAGAGGAATACGAGCAGATGGAATCAGTAGACTCGGAAGCCTGTCGTGTTCGTCAGGAACTTTTACTTTCTCATTTTAGCTAG
- the ATG13 gene encoding autophagy-related protein 13 isoform X2, with protein MDTDLSSQDRKDLDKFIKFFALKTVQVIVQARLGEKICTRSSSSPTGSDWFNLAIKDIPEVTHEAKKALAGQLPAVGRSMCVEISLKTSEGDSMELEIWCLEMNEKCDKEIKVSYTVYNRLSLLLKSLLAITRVTPAYRLSRKQGHEYVILYRIYFGEVQLSGLGEGFQTVRVGTVGTPVGTITLSCAYRINLAFMSTRAGEDNGAVYPSVEDSQEVCTTSFSTSPPSQLIGPGKEGGVPPVPSQPAHGTQADQDRMCTPLDGVHYSTATPSSSEDTETVSNSSEGKCGSPHDLLETIFIRKVGAFVNKPINQVTMANLDIPFAMFAPKNVELEDNDPMVNPPASPETESPLQGSLHSEGSSGSSTGNTHDDFVMVDFKPAFSKDDILPMDLGTFYREFQNPPQLSSLSIDIGAQSMAEDLDSLPEKLAVHEKNVKEFDAFVETLQ; from the exons ATGGACACTGATCTCAGCTCCCAGGACAGGAAGGACCTGGACAAGTTCATcaaattttttgctttaaag ACAGTACAAGTAATTGTCCAGGCCCGACTTGGAGAGAAAATCTGTACCCGCTCATCATCCTCCCCAACAGGTTCTGACTGG TTCAATTTGGCAATCAAAGATATACCAGAGGTTACTCATGAAGCAAAGAAAGCCCTGGCAGGACAGCTGCCCGCTGTTGGACGCTCTATGTGCGTGGAGATTTCTCTCAAAACCTCAGAG GGGGACTCCATGGAGCTGGAAATTTGGTGTCTAGAAATGAATGAAAA GTGTGacaaagaaattaaagtttCATACACTGTATACAACAGGCTGTCTCTACTGCTGAAGTCTTTGCTTGCTATAACCAGAGTTACTCCAGCCTACAGACTCTCAAGGAAACAAGGCCATGAATATGTAATATTGTACAG gatATATTTTGGTGAAGTCCAGCTGAGTGGCCTGGGAGAAG GTTTCCAGACAGTCCGTGTTGGGACAGTGGGTACCCCAGTGGGCACCATCACTTTGTCTTGTGCCTACAGAATCAACCTGGCTTTCATGTCAACCAG AGCTGGTGAGGACAATGGTGCAGTATACCCCTCAGTAGAAGATTCCCAAGAAGTGTGTACCACATCGTTTTCCACCTCTCCTCCATCTCAG TTGATTGGTCCAGGCAAAGAAGGGGGAGTTCCCCCAGTCCCTAGCCAGCCAGCACATGGCACTCAGGCTGACCAAGATAGGATGTGCACCCCACTGGATGGAGTCCATTACTCAACAGCTACTCCTTCTAGCAG tgAGGACACAGAAACAGTATCCAACAGCAGCGAAGGAAAGTGTGGCTCCCCACATGACCTTTTGGAGACCATCTTTATCCGGAAGGTGGGAGCTTTCGTCAACAAACCCATTAACCAG GTGACCATGGCCAACTTAGACATTCCTTTTGCCATGTTTGCTCCCAAGAATGTTGAGCTGGAAGATAACGACCCCATG GTCAATCCTCCTGCATCTCCAGAAACAGAGTCTCCTCTCCAAGGCAGCTTACACTCGGAGGGCtccagtggcagcagcacagggaacacCCATGACGACTTTGTTATGGTTGACTTT AAACCAGCATTTTCAAAAGATGACATTCTTCCAATGGACCTGGGGACATTTTACCGTGAATTTCAGAACCCCCCTCAACTTAGCAGCCTCTCCATTGACATTGGTGCACAGTCCATGGCAGAGGATTTG